The following proteins are encoded in a genomic region of Pirellulales bacterium:
- a CDS encoding tetratricopeptide repeat protein — translation MDERVGSPCNAICYATPATATPKSSNGDFDSAIEDYNSAIKLDPKFNYACERNESNSDANPLGDNEILQSDGVLCNAVQNAKVHPTGFEPVTSVP, via the coding sequence ATGGACGAACGTGTCGGCAGCCCGTGCAACGCTATTTGTTATGCTACACCGGCCACGGCAACGCCCAAGAGCTCGAACGGAGATTTTGACAGCGCAATCGAAGATTACAACAGTGCCATCAAGCTCGACCCGAAATTCAATTACGCTTGTGAACGCAACGAATCGAACAGCGATGCAAACCCCTTGGGTGATAACGAAATTCTGCAAAGCGATGGGGTATTGTGCAATGCCGTGCAAAATGCCAAAGTACACCCCACTGGATTCGAACCAGTAACCTCGGTTCCGTAG
- a CDS encoding Rrf2 family transcriptional regulator, producing MKLSRTVGYALQATLQLAEAKSGTPIPCSQLAAQGKMPERFLLQILRNLVTHGILHSTRGVDGGYTLKRKPEEISLLDLIEAIDGPVFAHAPLAEALPPESVERLTAALQQVTARARQQLGNIKISSLVPQRT from the coding sequence ATGAAACTTTCACGCACCGTTGGCTACGCACTGCAGGCCACGCTACAATTGGCCGAAGCCAAATCTGGCACGCCTATTCCCTGCAGCCAATTAGCCGCGCAAGGTAAGATGCCGGAGCGATTTCTGCTACAAATTCTGCGGAATTTGGTGACACATGGCATCTTACATTCGACGCGCGGCGTGGATGGCGGCTACACCCTGAAGCGGAAGCCGGAGGAGATTTCGCTGCTTGATTTGATTGAAGCCATCGACGGTCCGGTTTTTGCGCACGCGCCTCTGGCGGAAGCGCTGCCGCCGGAGTCGGTCGAGCGACTAACCGCCGCACTGCAACAGGTGACGGCGCGAGCGCGCCAGCAATTGGGGAACATCAAAATATCGTCCCTTGTGCCACAGAGAACTTGA